DNA from Candidatus Limnocylindria bacterium:
TCACCCGCGCGACATGTACTTCGACGAGGTGTATCACGCGCGCACTGCGTTCGAGCTCCTCGCGCAGCGCGATCCCTACGAGTGGACCCACCCGCATCTCGCGAAAGAGATCATGGCGCTGTCGATCCTCGCGTTCGGGGATGACCGCGTCGTCGGTCGCGAGCCGCTGCGTCCGAACGTCATCGCGTTCGCGGTCGGTCCAGACGGGACGCGTGCCTTTGCCTCGTCCGACGGCGAGATCACGCTGCGCGCGCGCGGCGCCGACGCAGACCGCAGTGTCGTGATCGGGGCGAGCGGTCTTCACGCGCTGGCCCTCGACGGTCAGCGCATCCTCTGGGTCACCGACACCGAGCTCTTCCAGAGACCCGTCGCGGAGCAGCCGAGCAACTCGCAGATCTCACGAGCGAAGCTACCGATGACCGGGCCAATCACAGGGCTGGTGATGTCTGGCGGCCGCATCGTCGTCGCGACCAGGTCCGGCATCGCGATCTACACCGCGATCGACACCGCGCCGATCACTTCACTCGTGGGCGCGGTCGCCGTGACGTCGAACACCGATGGTACCGAGCTGTACGTTCTCGACGCGCGTGGCGACGTGCACGTGCTCGATCCGGCGACCGGGTCCGAGACCCGGCAGCTGCCGGGCGGCGGCCCGGGCCGCGCGATCGCGTATGCGCAGGCGCCGAACCGGCTCTTCGTGGCGCGCACCGATGCACCGTCGCTCGATGTGTACGAGCTGCCGAACGGTCAGCGCGACTCAGTGACGCTGGGCAACGCGCGCACCGGCACGTTCTCGTCCGGCGCCACTGCTCTCGTCCTCGTGCCGCGGACGCAGTTCCTCTACGCGCTCGCCGAGGGACGCGTCGTGGTCGTCGAGGTCCACGGTGCGTCGCCATTTGTGTCGATCCCCGTGTCTGGATCGCTCCTAGCCATCGACAACGACGATGACAAGCTCCTCGTCGCGGGCGCGAGCGGCGTCGAGCGCATCGAGACAGGACGTCATGCGTTGGCCTGGCGCCTGCCCGGCGTCGCCCTCGGCGCGATCCTGGCCTTCTTCCTCGTGCTCCTCGCGCGCCGCCTCTTCTCGTCGCCGCTCATCCCGTGGCTCGCCGGCGCCGCGGTGCTCCTGGACGGGTCGATGTTCGCCCAGGCGCGGATCGGCATGAACGACATCTACGTGGCGACCTTCATCGTCGCGGCCTGGTACTTCATCGTCGCGGCGCACGCGCCGCGGCGATCCGCAGCGGTCGACCTCGTGATCGCGGGCGTGCTGCTCGGGCTCGGCCTCGCGTCGAAGTGGGCCGCCGCGTACACGCTGGGTGGTGTCTTCGTCCTCGCTGTCGGCGTGACCGCGTTCGCGTACGAGCGTGGTCGCCCCGGGACCGGCGGGCCCCTCGACCTCCTCGCTGGCCGTGGACGCAACGCCGCGCTGCTCTTTGCCTCGTTCGCCGTGATCCCGCTCGCGATCTATCTCGGCAGTTACGTCCGCTGGTTCGGTGGGCCGACGGCGCCGTACGGCTGGAACCTGTGGGAGCTGACGCAGCAGATGTACTGGTATCACAGCTCGCTCACCGCGCCGCACTGCGCGGGGTCACCGTGGTGGAGCTGGCCGCTCGATCTAAAGCCGGTGTACTGGTACTTCGGCGCGAGCACCGGCGGCACCAACGGCTACATCTACGACGCCGGCAACATCGTGCTGTTCTGGGCGGCGCTTCCGGCCGCCGCTCTGGTCATCGCGCTCGCCATCCGAACGCGGTCGCCCTCGCTCGGCGTGCTGTCGCTCGCGATGCTCGCGCAGTACGTCGCGTGGATCCCCATCTCACGCGTGCTCTTCTTCTACCACTTCTTCACGGTGCTTCCGTTCTACCTGCTGTGCCTGGCCGCGATCCTGGCGGTGATCTGGGAGCGGCGGCGGCGCGCCGTCCTGATCTTCATGGGCGTGGCCGCGGCGGCGTTCGTCATCTTCTATCCGTACGTGTCGGGACTCCCGATCCCGGGCGAGATCGGGAGCATCTACGAGATCCTTCCGACCTGGCACTACGACCCGACCTTCTACCCCACGGACTCGTGTCCGACTCCCGTGAGCGCGAATCCGTTCGCGCAAGCGACGGTCATCGGAGCCTGGCTCATCGAAGGCGCAGTGTTCGTTGGTGCCGTGGCCCTCGCGATCGGCGCGCCGGCCGCGCGCCGGTTCCTCGATCGCATCGGGATCTAGTCATCGCAGGGGGAGAACCCCCTAACAATCTGAACGAGACGACGGCATGCAGACCTATTTCAGCAGTACGGGGGACACGGATCGCCGAGGCCGCTTCCGAACACGATGGCTAACACGATGATGCCAACGAACGCGACGATGAGCGCCGCGATGAGGACCGCAACGACCTTCAACGTCAGCATCGCAACGCGCTTCAAGGGTTCAGATGCTAGGTGTGCCTGGTGACCGATCCCCTACGGCGTCGAGCTTGGCGTCGGCAACGCAGTTGGCGATTCGGTCGGCGACGGTGAAGGCGAGAGCGACGTTGTTGGGGTCGCCGTCGCGACAGCGCTAGGGCGGGCGGAGGTGTTCGGAGGCACGGAGCTCGCGGCGAACAGGACCGCGATCGCGCCGCCGACCGTGACGAGGATGAGCAGCGCGAACACCGCGAACGCGGCCGCGCGCCCGGCGGCGCTCGCGATCGTGGCGGGTCGTCCCGGCTGGTACAGGACCACGGTAATGTTGTCCTGCCCGCCGCGCGTGTTCGCGAGATCGACCAGCGCGTTCGCGGCGACGCGCACGTCCTCGCCGGCCGCAGCCTTCGCGATCTCCTCGGGCGTGACGTGGCGCGTGAGACCGTCGCTGCACAGCAGCAAACGATCGTCGTCGCGAAGGGTCTCGACGAAGAGGTCGGGCTGGATGCCTCGCGGATCGCCTGCGAAGCGCGTGATCGCGTGCTCTATGTCGCCCGAGTGGTCCTCGGTGAGCTGCCGGCACACGCCGTCGCGGATCAGGTATGCGCGGCTGTCGCCGAGGTTGCCGATGATCGCCTGGTCGGCGCTCAGCGCCGCCGCCACGATCGTGGTCGCGGCGTCGCGGTGTCCCGACGCGGCTGCTGCCTTGAGCACCGCGGCGTTCGCCTCGCGCATGGCCTCGGCGAGCGCGTCGCTCGTCGCGCGATCCGGCGGCGCCGCGAAGAAGCGGGCGCCGAGCTCGAGGAGTGCAGCGTCCGCGGCGATCTCTCCGCCGCTCGATCCGCCGACGCCGTCCGCAACTGCGAGGAGTGTGATGCCGCGCTCCTCGTGCACGAGGTAGCGGTCCTCGTTCCCATCCCGGACGCGTCCCGTGTCGGTCCTCACTCCGGTCGTCACGCGCGTCAGTCCTTCTGCTTCACGCCGCAGGTGCCGCCCGGTTTGCCTGGTGGTGGACCCACGAGGTACAGGCGCGCCGTCGCGCCGTTCTGGACCGCCGTACCGGCCGCGGGCTCCTGGCGCGCGACGCTGCACGCCGTTCCGCTCGCGAGCGGATCGACCTGCCATGGCACCGGGGAACGGTAGCCCGCGGCGATGAGCAGACGGCCCGCCTCGTCCACGTCCTTCCCGACGACGTTCGGCGTGACGCGAGCAGCTGGCGACACCGGGGAAGTGGTGGCGAGCGGCGTGTCGACCGCGCGGCCCTGGAACGACGCGAAGATCGCGAGCGTCGCGATGAGGACCGCGACGATCGCCAGGAGCGCGACGGTCGTGTCGATGCGGAACTCCCGCCGTCCGCCGACCGTGAGCGGCCGCGTCACCGGCGGCAGGACGCCGGTCGCGTCGTCCCGCTGCGAGGCGGCCAGCAGGTCACGGGCGAACGCGCCGGCGCTCGCGTAGCGACCCTGCGGGTCCCGCGCGAGCGCCTTCGCGACGACACGCTCGATCTCCTCGCCGATGCCGACGCGAGCCGAGCGCAGGGACGGCATCCGTCCATCCAAGCGAACTCGCAGCAGATCCTCGGTCTCCATCTCCGCGTTCGGCGGTCGCCCGGCGAGCAGCTCGTACGCGACGAGGCCGAGGCTGTACACATCGCTGCGCTCGGTCG
Protein-coding regions in this window:
- a CDS encoding phospholipid carrier-dependent glycosyltransferase, which translates into the protein MAVRLLTLRSPGFVTDVGTFQAWAEHMVQVGPGGFYSPDYFSDYPPGYLYILWFLGALLDGEFLRLAVKAASIPADVAIATLAAMLAWRHAGRGNAILAAGLWSLSPGAIFAGPYWGQIDSVGSLPLFAALVAAGRGRWATAGTLAAIAAMIKPQFGIGAIVIGAAVLIELLRLRRWEPLVRVGVAGVLTALVLGAPFRAGPAELFELVRQAAAFYQYTSLFAFNVWSIVGDFWKPDAAYFGPGVVLLVAGLLVACLPLWQRRDTAAFLAAGAIAACAFYFLPTRAHERYLFPVFVLLLPLAATRARLLWPYVSLSLLFALSLYFAFTRYDGIRFGGPAVDLKVPAWLEASLFTRNGQILIALVMLGLAALVAWRLLRGEARLEPSFDVGMPATAAPVEQRTGWRLPAALGPGRAPTRRDVSIALLVALAILLTRGYRLDHPRDMYFDEVYHARTAFELLAQRDPYEWTHPHLAKEIMALSILAFGDDRVVGREPLRPNVIAFAVGPDGTRAFASSDGEITLRARGADADRSVVIGASGLHALALDGQRILWVTDTELFQRPVAEQPSNSQISRAKLPMTGPITGLVMSGGRIVVATRSGIAIYTAIDTAPITSLVGAVAVTSNTDGTELYVLDARGDVHVLDPATGSETRQLPGGGPGRAIAYAQAPNRLFVARTDAPSLDVYELPNGQRDSVTLGNARTGTFSSGATALVLVPRTQFLYALAEGRVVVVEVHGASPFVSIPVSGSLLAIDNDDDKLLVAGASGVERIETGRHALAWRLPGVALGAILAFFLVLLARRLFSSPLIPWLAGAAVLLDGSMFAQARIGMNDIYVATFIVAAWYFIVAAHAPRRSAAVDLVIAGVLLGLGLASKWAAAYTLGGVFVLAVGVTAFAYERGRPGTGGPLDLLAGRGRNAALLFASFAVIPLAIYLGSYVRWFGGPTAPYGWNLWELTQQMYWYHSSLTAPHCAGSPWWSWPLDLKPVYWYFGASTGGTNGYIYDAGNIVLFWAALPAAALVIALAIRTRSPSLGVLSLAMLAQYVAWIPISRVLFFYHFFTVLPFYLLCLAAILAVIWERRRRAVLIFMGVAAAAFVIFYPYVSGLPIPGEIGSIYEILPTWHYDPTFYPTDSCPTPVSANPFAQATVIGAWLIEGAVFVGAVALAIGAPAARRFLDRIGI
- a CDS encoding protein phosphatase 2C domain-containing protein; its protein translation is MTTGVRTDTGRVRDGNEDRYLVHEERGITLLAVADGVGGSSGGEIAADAALLELGARFFAAPPDRATSDALAEAMREANAAVLKAAAASGHRDAATTIVAAALSADQAIIGNLGDSRAYLIRDGVCRQLTEDHSGDIEHAITRFAGDPRGIQPDLFVETLRDDDRLLLCSDGLTRHVTPEEIAKAAAGEDVRVAANALVDLANTRGGQDNITVVLYQPGRPATIASAAGRAAAFAVFALLILVTVGGAIAVLFAASSVPPNTSARPSAVATATPTTSLSPSPSPTESPTALPTPSSTP
- a CDS encoding protein kinase, coding for MPSPDPSTKSEETNERRLLAGRYRLTARIDEGGAGEVWQARDERLDRDVAIKILGADADEAFRERFADEARRAASVLHPNVVTVFDEGRDGADAFMVMELVRGRTLRDVIADRGPLRPHEAARLVAQIAAALDAAHEAGVIHCDVKPANVIVDQQGTAKLTDFGIARAARGPREHQLIGTARYIAPERIEGRAPTERSDVYSLGLVAYELLAGRPPNAEMETEDLLRVRLDGRMPSLRSARVGIGEEIERVVAKALARDPQGRYASAGAFARDLLAASQRDDATGVLPPVTRPLTVGGRREFRIDTTVALLAIVAVLIATLAIFASFQGRAVDTPLATTSPVSPAARVTPNVVGKDVDEAGRLLIAAGYRSPVPWQVDPLASGTACSVARQEPAAGTAVQNGATARLYLVGPPPGKPGGTCGVKQKD